One part of the Olleya sp. YS genome encodes these proteins:
- a CDS encoding TonB-dependent receptor, with protein sequence MFNKKKQVILLIVSLLITVFAFAQDRENDTIQTGVIDVVKPYTPTISDAFKVKETPTLDDTETTTKKEVKYNIFSFPVASTFTPAKGKAAVVDKAKKAKLFDNYATLGVGTYTTILGEVYLNHAIGRDEIFSAYVGHHSSQGDIENVLTDNGFSDSKLNLTYSKNNRDYSWSVLGGFQYQTYNWYGLQQPLFDQTTADALDVGHSFTNGYVGGDITFEDAILSSGSVFFRRFGDNYGSGENRFKANGIGTINIQDYDVDIEIFTDYLGGSFDKAYASPTELNYGNFQVGVAPTFQLKQDDLTVDLGVKAVYLNDTEASKNKFFIYPNISASYRLVDEILIAFGGVKGGLIQHSYYDFAQENPFVSPNLLVAPTDQQYNTFVGLKGKLSNTMSYSVSGHYKAEKNKPLFVNNDVTQTSEPYTYGNSFGVTYDDVTTFSIAGELNVDVNRNFTLGIKGEYFAYDVKNEAEAWNLPDIKASVFLDYQINEHWFAGANLYFVGERKDQFNVPSLVMPTFGVVTLDSYFDVNAHVGYNINDRFSVFAKANNIVGEEYTKWQNTPVQGIQFLAGATYKFDF encoded by the coding sequence ATGTTTAATAAAAAAAAGCAAGTCATCTTATTAATTGTTTCGTTGTTAATCACTGTCTTTGCATTTGCCCAAGATAGAGAAAACGATACCATACAAACAGGAGTTATAGATGTTGTAAAACCTTATACACCAACTATATCTGATGCGTTCAAAGTAAAGGAAACTCCAACTTTAGATGATACCGAAACCACCACAAAAAAGGAGGTAAAATATAATATCTTTTCATTTCCGGTAGCATCAACCTTTACGCCTGCAAAAGGAAAAGCTGCAGTAGTTGATAAGGCAAAAAAAGCAAAGCTTTTTGATAATTATGCGACGTTAGGTGTAGGAACTTATACAACTATTTTGGGTGAGGTGTATTTAAACCATGCAATAGGTAGAGATGAGATTTTTAGCGCGTACGTTGGTCATCATTCGTCACAAGGCGATATTGAAAATGTATTGACAGACAATGGGTTTTCAGACTCAAAACTAAACTTAACCTACAGTAAAAATAACCGTGATTATAGTTGGTCGGTTTTAGGAGGTTTTCAATACCAAACCTACAATTGGTATGGGTTACAGCAACCTTTGTTTGATCAAACTACTGCGGACGCATTAGACGTTGGTCACAGCTTTACCAATGGATATGTTGGAGGTGATATTACTTTTGAAGACGCTATCCTATCTTCTGGAAGTGTCTTTTTTAGACGTTTTGGAGATAACTATGGTTCTGGAGAAAATAGGTTTAAGGCTAATGGAATAGGGACTATTAATATTCAAGATTACGATGTAGATATAGAAATATTTACAGATTATTTAGGCGGAAGCTTTGATAAAGCTTATGCATCTCCAACTGAGTTAAATTACGGAAATTTTCAAGTAGGTGTTGCACCAACATTTCAATTAAAACAAGATGATTTAACAGTTGATTTAGGTGTAAAAGCGGTTTATTTAAACGATACTGAAGCAAGCAAGAATAAATTCTTTATTTACCCAAACATCTCTGCTAGTTATAGATTAGTAGATGAGATTTTAATAGCTTTTGGAGGTGTAAAAGGTGGTTTGATTCAGCATTCGTATTATGATTTTGCTCAAGAAAATCCGTTTGTATCTCCTAATTTATTAGTGGCTCCAACAGATCAACAATACAACACTTTTGTAGGATTAAAAGGGAAGTTATCTAATACCATGAGCTATTCGGTAAGTGGACACTATAAAGCTGAAAAAAACAAACCTTTATTTGTAAATAATGACGTCACACAAACTTCTGAACCTTACACTTACGGAAACTCTTTTGGAGTAACTTATGATGATGTCACAACCTTTAGTATTGCTGGAGAGTTAAATGTAGATGTGAACAGAAATTTTACGCTTGGTATCAAAGGAGAGTACTTTGCTTATGATGTCAAAAACGAAGCTGAAGCATGGAATCTTCCAGATATTAAAGCATCTGTGTTTTTAGACTATCAAATTAATGAGCATTGGTTTGCAGGAGCAAATTTATACTTTGTAGGAGAACGTAAAGATCAGTTTAATGTTCCAAGCTTAGTGATGCCTACTTTTGGAGTAGTTACACTTGATAGCTATTTTGATGTTAATGCACATGTTGGTTACAACATAAACGACCGTTTTTCGGTATTTGCAAAAGCCAATAATATTGTCGGCGAAGAGTATACCAAATGGCAAAATACACCAGTACAAGGTATTCAATTTTTAGCTGGTGCAACTTATAAGTTTGATTTTTAA